In Caldicoprobacter guelmensis, the genomic stretch TTTTGCTGGATTATCCCGGTGGTGAGCTTTACTACAAACCCATGAGGCTCTACTTCCTAAGATATATGAGGGCAGAAAAGCGGTTCTTGTCAAAACAGGAGTTGATACATCAAATTGATCGCGACGTAGCCACAGCCAAAAATCTCATTTACAAAATATTTAAGGTATGATAAAATAACACTCGAGCAGCTAACCACTTCCTTGGTTTTACGTGCCTCCGGCGTAATACTAAGGTTGTGGCGATTATATGACATAGCAATGGAGGTGACAAAAAATGGATAAGGAACTCAAAAGGCAGATCATCGATACCTACAAGCTCCATGAGAATGATACCGGTTCTCCTGAGGTACAGATTGCGTTGCTTACCGAGAGGATCAACCACTTGACGGAACACCTTAAGGTACACAAGAAGGACCATCATTCTCGTAGAGGGCTTCT encodes the following:
- the rpsO gene encoding 30S ribosomal protein S15, whose protein sequence is MDKELKRQIIDTYKLHENDTGSPEVQIALLTERINHLTEHLKVHKKDHHSRRGLLMMVGRRRALLNYLMKKDIERYRAIVSKLNLRK